In Salarias fasciatus chromosome 20, fSalaFa1.1, whole genome shotgun sequence, a single window of DNA contains:
- the LOC115408385 gene encoding deoxynucleoside triphosphate triphosphohydrolase SAMHD1-like, which translates to MFIPRVLGRQNQWEHEKASQELFDHLVKEYKLEDEIIDEKKKIRLEKEDLTFIKEMINPTKVQDKWPFEGRGEEKSFLYEIVSNKLNGIDVDKFDYLERDCLHMGLKNTFDFRCFFLFARVCEVDGRNHICMREKEVGNLYDMFYSRYSLHRRVCQHRVTQNVGIMITDAFVKADRFLNLSGAISNLDKYINLTDEVFEKILHSTEPKLQEAREILRHIHKRNLYKFVGEAKRNNRSEHITEEEKSQLITDLKAAMEAVPGDVIPRDSIEVYPFIFDYGKRDKDPVRNVFFYRKDAPETGLRIRQDQRANLLPERFCERIFRVYWKNTENDETTKNRLEEAKKRFSTWCKQSAFVDSQLLLEDADDEDQN; encoded by the exons ATGTTCATTCCAAGGGTACTTGGACGCCAAAACCAGTGGGAA CATGAGAAAGCATCTCAAGAGTTGTTTGACCACTTGGTGAAGGAATATAAACTGGAAGATGAGATTAttgatgagaagaagaagattcgCTTGGAAAAAGAGGACCTGACTTTCATCAAAGAGATGATAAATCCAACGAAAGTTCAGGACAAG TGGCCCTTTGAAGGTCGTGGTGAGGAAAAGTCTTTCCTCTATGAAATTGTGTCAAACAAACTGAATGGAATTGATGTGGACAAGTTTGACTACCTGGAGAG agaCTGCCTCCACATGGGTCTCAAGAACACCTTTGACTTTCGCTGCTTCTTCTTGTTTGCCCGGGTGTGTGAGGTGGATGGAAGGAATCACATCTGTATGAGAGAAAAG GAAGTGGGCAATCTGTACGACATGTTCTACTCAAGGTACAGTCTCCACAGAAGAGTCTGCCAACACAGAGTGACCCAAAATGTGGGAATTAT GATCACTGATGCCTTTGTAAAAGCTGACCGGTTCCTCAACCTCTCTGGAGCCATCAGCAACTTGGACAAATACATCAACCTGACAG ATGAAGTGTTTGAAAAAATCCTGCATTCCACTGAACCTAAGCTGCAGGAAGCAAGGGAGATTTTGAGGCATATCCACAAAAGAAACCTGTACAAGTTTGTGGGTGAAGCCAAG AGAAACAACCGGTCAGAACACATAACAGAGGAGGAG AAATCACAGCTGATCACTGACCTGAAAGCTGCAATGGAAGCTGTTCCTGGAGACGTCATTCCTCGTGACAGCATTGAAGTTTAT CCCTTCATCTTTGACTATGGGAAGAGAGACAAGGATCCTGTTCGCAACGTGTTTTTCTACCGAAAGGATGCACCAGAGACAGGACTCCGTATCCGGCAAGACCAG AGAGCCAATCTTCTCCCAGAGCGTTTTTGTGAGAGGATCTTCAGAGTTTACTGGAAGAACACAGAGAATGATGAGACGACAAAAAACAGGCTGGAAGAGGCCAAGAAGAGATTCTCCACCTGGTGCAAACAATCAGCTTTTGTTGATAGCCAG TTGCTTCTTGAAGATGCTGACGATGAAGACCAAAACTGA
- the LOC115408355 gene encoding deoxynucleoside triphosphate triphosphohydrolase SAMHD1: protein MESRKRPSQASSEPEDSFTTPQKRVSAEQLLDADYSRWGVEGTCRYLRTEGLEKWENTFREEKVTGVGLRYLTDPDLQRIGVTCLGDRLQILHSLRKLWQTRSDSYKVFNDPIHGHVELHPLLIKIIDTPQFQRLRNIKQLGGTYFVFPGASHNRFEHSIGVCHLAGRLVQALNERQPELLISCRDILCVQIAGLCHDLGHGPFSHMFDGMFIPKARPGLDWKHEMASVAMFDHLVEANELKPVMEQHGLVLQEDLDFIKEQIAGPLDTNATQSQKWPYKGRPEDKSFLYEIVANKRNGIDVDKWDYFARDCYHLGIQNNFDHRRFLKFARVCEVDGQKNICTRDKEVGNLYDLFHTRNCLHRRAYQHKVGTIIEIMITEALLKADRHIKIRGSGGRMFSLSEAIDDPEAYTKLTDHLFEQILYSSSPELEEAREILHNITTRRLYKCLGQTTQEANMPTNLSQETIKKWEAELAASVPQSSSQEVDLQPEDFIVTAIVMDYGMKEKNPINNVRFYCKDDKNKAIQIRKNQVSKLLPECFAEQLIRVYCKKTDERSLEAAKKHFVQWCMDKNFSKPQDGDIIAPELTPLKASWASSNEGDARGANGLNGSARAKTQLHFQ from the exons ATGGAGAGTCGGAAGCGGCCGTCACAGGCGAGTTCTGAGCCGGAGGACAGCTTCACGACGCCGCAGAAACGTGTGTCCGCGGAGCAGCTGCTTGACGCGGACTACTCGCGGTGGGGAGTGGAGGGAACGTGCCGCTATCTGCGGACAGAGGGTCTCGAAAAGTGGGAAAATACGTTCAGAG AGGAAAAAGTCACCGGCGTCGGACTGCGATACCTGACGGACCCGGACCTGCAGAGGATCGGCGTCAC GTGTCTCGGTGACCGTCTGCAGATCCTGCACAGCCTCAGGAAGCTGTGGCAGACGAGGAGCGATTCATACAAG GTCTTCAACGATCCCATCCACGGACACGTGGAGTTGCATCCGCTTCTCATCAAAATCATCGACACCCCTCAGTTCCAGAGGTTACGAAACATCAAGCAGCTCGGAGGAACCTACTTTGTTTTTCCTGGAGCGTCCCACAACCGCTTTGAACACAGCATTGG GGTTTGTCATCTGGCAGGACGTCTTGTTCAAGCTTTGAACGAGAGGCAGCCGGAGCTGCTCATCTCTTGCAGAGACATCCTGTGTGTGCAGATCGCCGGCCTGTGCCACGACCTGG GACATGGACCGTTCTCCCACATGTTCGATGGTATGTTCATCCCCAAAGCTCGACCAGGACTTGACTGGAAG cacGAGATGGCCTCTGTGGCCATGTTCGACCACCTGGTGGAGGCCAATGAGCTGAAGCCAGTGATGGAGCAGCACGGcctggtgctgcaggaggacctggacttCATCAAGGAGCAGATTGCTGGACCACTCGACACCAACGCAACTCAAAGCCAGAAG TGGCCGTATAAAGGCCGTCCAGAGGACAAGTCCTTCCTGTATGAAATCGTGGCCAACAAAAGAAACGGCATCGACGTGGATAAGTGGGATTACTTCGCCAG GGATTGCTACCACCTCGGCATTCAGAACAACTTTGACCATCGGCGCTTCCTGAAGTTCGCCCGGGTGTGTGAGGTGGACGGCCAGAAAAACATCTGCACCAGAGACAAG GAAGTGGGGAATCTGTACGACCTGTTCCACACCAGGAACTGCCTCCACAGGAGAGCCTACCAGCACAAAGTCGGAACCATCATCGAGATCAT GATCACTGAGGCTCTTTTAAAAGCAGACAGACACATCAAGATCAGGGGCTCGGGAGGGAGGATGTTCTCCCTCTCTGAGGCCATCGACGACCCGGAGGCCTACACCAAGCTGACAG atCATTTATTTGAGCAGATCCTCTACTCCTCCTCCCCGGAGCTGGAAGAGGCGAGAGAGATCCTGCACAACATCACCACCAGACGCCTCTACAAGTGTCTCGGTCAAACAACTCAGGAAGCAAACATGCCCACCAACCtcagccag GAGACAATCAAGAAGTGGGAAGCAGAACTGGCTGCATCCGTCcctcagagcagctctcagGAAGTCGACCTGCAGCCGGAGGACTTCATCGTCACT GCCATTGTCATGGACTACGGGATGAAAGAGAAGAACCCCATCAACAACGTGCGCTTCTATTGCAAGGATGACAAAAATAAAGCCATCCAGATACGCAAGAACCAG GTATCTAAACTCCTCCCAGAGTGCTTTGCTGAGCAGCTGATCAGAGTCTACTGCAAGAAGACGGACGAGAGGAGCTTGGAGGCGGCCAAGAAGCACTTTGTGCAGTGGTGTATGGACAAGAACTTCTCCAAACCTCAG GACGGAGACATAATCGCTCCGGAGCTGACCCCCCTGAAGGCCAGCTGGGCCAGCAGCAACGAGGGAGACGCCAGAGGGGCCAACGGCCTGAACGGGTCCGCCAGGGCCAAAACGCAGCTTCACTTTCAGTGA
- the snai1b gene encoding snail family zinc finger 1b, translated as MPRSFLIRKYCFSKKQWKRQLESQAAFVPESFPEAELPAQSHGSALTHRAPVLLISSLYSLPAPLSPVSLSPSPRGPMDLSSSPSCSSAEDEEDGGRTSDPPSPEAIQSACSESYCGLSALSCHQLPSARVLPQQQTPSLPSDASTRPVFHCKDCLKEYTSLGALKMHIRSHTLPCVCPTCGKAFSRPWLLRGHIRTHTGERPFACQHCSRAFADRSNLRAHMQTHSEVKKYQCGSCSRTFSRMSLLNKHSSSGCCPAS; from the exons ATGCCCCGATCATTCCTCATCAGGAAATATTGTTTCAGCAAGAAGCAATGgaagaggcagctggagagccAAGCAG CTTTTGTCCCAGAAAGCTTTCCAGAGGCAGAGCTTCCAGCACAGAGCCACGGCTCTGCCCTGACCCACCGGGCCCCGGTCCTTCTCATCAGCAGCCTGTACTCCCTGCCTGCCCCGCTCTCCCCCGTGTCGCTGTCCCCCTCGCCACGGGGTCCAATGGACCTCAGCAGCTCCCCCTCCTGtagcagcgccgaggacgaggaggacggcggCCGCACGTCGGACCCCCCCAGCCCCGAGGCCATCCAGTCCGCCTGCAGCGAGAGCTACTGCGGCCTCTCCGCGCTGTCCTGCCACCAGCTCCCCTCCGCCCGTGTCCTCCCACAGCAGCAGACCCCCTCCCTGCCGAGCGACGCCTCAACACGCCCCGTCTTCCACTGCAAAGACTGCCTCAAGGAGTACACCAGCCTGGGAGCCCTGAAGATGCACATCCGCTCACACACTCTGCCCTGTGTGTGTCCCACGTGTGGGAAGGCGTTCTCCAGGCCGTGGCTGCTCAGAGGACACATTCGCACCCACACAG GCGAGCGTCCCTTCGCCTGTCAGCACTGCAGCCGGGCCTTCGCCGATCGCTCCAACCTGCGCGCTCACATGCAGACCCACTCCGAGGTGAAGAAGTACCAGTGCGGCTCCTGCTCTCGCACCTTCAGCCGCATGTCCCTGCTGAACAAGCACAGCAGCTCTGGATGCTGTCCGGCCTCGTAG